Proteins encoded in a region of the Clostridium butyricum genome:
- a CDS encoding GNAT family N-acetyltransferase, with product MISIEKLKEQDSELMDIWKGNYENEHNIKGVIKYDKKYWREKIMGCSNCQYWIINNGGIKIGVVDINHIDDDGCVLEYYIGDIHFRGRNITSSILWNMYNYLFDELKMKYAITVVSENDEKNLNTHLAMGCDIKGRFKENEHRNEKFNDMIYVLMKSEKWNNIKGGFDFEQISIEKI from the coding sequence ATGATAAGTATTGAAAAATTAAAAGAACAAGATAGTGAATTAATGGACATATGGAAAGGTAATTATGAAAATGAGCATAACATTAAAGGGGTTATTAAATATGACAAAAAATACTGGCGAGAAAAAATAATGGGATGCAGCAATTGTCAATATTGGATCATAAATAATGGTGGAATTAAAATTGGTGTTGTAGATATAAATCATATAGATGATGATGGATGTGTTTTAGAATATTATATTGGAGATATTCATTTTAGAGGAAGAAATATAACTTCATCAATTTTATGGAATATGTATAATTATCTATTCGATGAGCTAAAAATGAAATATGCAATTACTGTTGTTTCAGAAAATGATGAAAAAAATCTTAACACCCATCTTGCAATGGGATGTGATATAAAAGGACGTTTTAAAGAGAACGAACATAGGAATGAGAAATTTAATGATATGATTTATGTATTGATGAAAAGTGAAAAATGGAATAATATAAAAGGTGGATTTGATTTTGAACAAATTTCTATAGAAAAAATATAA
- a CDS encoding TlpA family protein disulfide reductase, giving the protein MNKKRKVAIILASVAVVICSAAFIYSEKNKIKSAVQNSSDKEPSPENIEDIPPSIIDNVAPDVEQKFKAEAKDFEVHDKDGNEIRLSDYKGQYVILNFWNSSCASCTKQLPYFEEAIKKYEGQVTFFMINIVDGESETIGSALKYLKDNNININTTFDDHYDVRINYKIATLPRTIFIDKNGLIQKDAKFELNEETLETQIQNLINSEN; this is encoded by the coding sequence ATGAATAAAAAGAGAAAAGTAGCAATTATTTTAGCATCAGTAGCAGTTGTAATTTGTTCAGCAGCATTTATATATTCTGAGAAAAATAAGATTAAAAGTGCAGTGCAAAATTCATCAGATAAAGAGCCTAGTCCAGAAAATATAGAGGATATACCTCCATCAATTATAGATAATGTAGCTCCAGATGTAGAACAAAAGTTTAAAGCTGAAGCCAAGGATTTTGAGGTTCATGATAAAGATGGAAATGAGATAAGACTTTCAGATTATAAAGGACAGTATGTGATTTTAAATTTCTGGAACAGTAGCTGTGCCTCATGTACAAAACAACTTCCATATTTTGAAGAAGCAATAAAAAAATATGAAGGACAAGTAACATTTTTTATGATTAATATTGTAGATGGAGAGAGTGAAACAATAGGAAGTGCTCTTAAATATTTAAAAGATAATAATATTAACATCAATACTACATTTGATGATCATTATGATGTTAGAATAAATTATAAAATCGCAACTCTTCCAAGAACAATTTTTATTGATAAAAATGGGTTGATTCAAAAAGATGCAAAATTTGAATTGAATGAAGAGACCCTTGAAACGCAGATACAAAATTTAATTAATAGTGAAAATTAA
- a CDS encoding DMT family transporter has translation MDFNKLSNRTKGIIFIIMSAFGFAMMSAFIKLSGDLPSFQKTFFRNSISVIVALTLIVKNKGSFFGKKDNQKLLILRSTFGTIGILLNYYAIDRLVLSDANMLNKLSPFFVIIFSAIFLKEKIKPNQFFALAVAFLGALFIIKPSFSFEMIPALAGTLGGISAAAAYTCVRSLGGKEKPDTIVFYFSLFSSIVTLPLMLISYKPMSIIQFTYLILAGIFASLGQFGITFAYKFAPGKEISIFDYTNIIFSAIISLCLFGVLPDYLSVIGYLIIFGSSLYMFINNKKLDKEQNNK, from the coding sequence ATGGATTTTAACAAATTGAGTAACAGAACAAAAGGAATAATTTTTATTATAATGTCAGCTTTTGGATTTGCTATGATGTCAGCATTTATAAAACTTTCTGGAGACCTGCCATCATTTCAAAAAACATTTTTTAGAAATAGTATCTCTGTAATAGTTGCTCTTACATTAATAGTAAAGAATAAGGGAAGCTTTTTTGGAAAAAAAGATAATCAAAAATTACTTATATTAAGATCAACCTTTGGAACAATAGGAATACTTTTAAATTATTATGCAATAGATAGGCTTGTTTTATCAGATGCAAACATGCTTAATAAGCTAAGCCCATTTTTTGTTATAATATTTTCAGCAATTTTTTTAAAGGAAAAAATAAAACCTAATCAGTTTTTTGCATTAGCAGTAGCATTTTTAGGAGCATTGTTTATAATAAAGCCTTCATTTAGCTTTGAAATGATTCCAGCACTTGCAGGGACATTAGGTGGAATAAGCGCTGCAGCTGCATATACCTGTGTAAGGTCTTTAGGAGGAAAGGAAAAGCCAGATACTATAGTATTTTATTTTTCACTTTTTTCTAGTATTGTTACCCTACCATTAATGCTTATTTCATATAAGCCAATGTCAATAATTCAGTTTACATATTTAATTCTTGCAGGTATTTTTGCCAGTCTTGGTCAGTTTGGAATAACTTTTGCATACAAATTTGCGCCAGGCAAAGAAATATCAATTTTTGATTATACAAATATAATTTTTTCAGCTATTATAAGTTTATGTTTATTTGGCGTGTTACCAGATTATTTAAGTGTAATAGGATATCTTATAATATTTGGTTCATCACTATATATGTTTATCAATAATAAGAAGCTTGATAAAGAACAGAATAATAAATAA
- a CDS encoding flavodoxin, translated as MKIVYWSGTGNTEAMAEGIAKGIKESGKEAELVNVSNVNIEELLKEDVLILGCPAMGDEVLEEGEFEPFIEEISGRISGKKAALFGSYGWGDGQWMREFEERMINYGCTITLDCLINQNEADENECIEFGKKIALL; from the coding sequence ATGAAAATAGTATATTGGTCAGGAACAGGTAATACAGAAGCAATGGCTGAAGGAATTGCCAAGGGTATAAAAGAAAGTGGAAAAGAGGCAGAATTAGTTAATGTAAGTAATGTTAATATAGAAGAATTATTAAAAGAAGATGTACTTATATTAGGATGTCCTGCAATGGGTGATGAAGTTCTTGAAGAAGGTGAATTTGAACCATTTATAGAAGAAATAAGCGGAAGGATTTCAGGAAAGAAAGCAGCTTTATTTGGATCATATGGATGGGGCGATGGTCAGTGGATGAGAGAATTTGAAGAACGAATGATTAATTATGGATGCACAATTACTTTAGATTGTTTAATAAATCAGAATGAAGCTGATGAAAATGAGTGCATAGAATTTGGTAAGAAAATAGCTTTATTATAA
- a CDS encoding DUF3793 family protein: protein MKYLDFYKRLNSMENKEYIENFLVYKTSWVIAGVKPAVTIGFKKKDEKIYENWNLYGKDFLADINLKYIELRENDDSIILMIYDEEVLTRELNKEEQIDFLINLGYPEQIEINQYVKTLKDRYEKYHCPHELGLFLGIPFEDVKDFMECTTKKCLLCGYWKVYNNSDEAKMIFNQYDEVKHYTIKNMLEGNSSRILVSSIKDSFYNNYICI, encoded by the coding sequence ATGAAGTATCTGGATTTTTATAAACGATTAAATTCAATGGAAAATAAAGAATATATAGAAAATTTTCTAGTATATAAAACCTCATGGGTAATTGCAGGAGTTAAGCCAGCAGTTACGATTGGTTTTAAAAAGAAAGATGAAAAAATATATGAAAACTGGAATCTATATGGTAAAGATTTTTTAGCAGACATAAACTTGAAATATATAGAACTTAGAGAAAATGATGATTCTATAATTTTAATGATTTATGATGAAGAAGTACTTACAAGAGAATTAAACAAAGAAGAACAAATAGATTTTCTTATTAATCTTGGATATCCAGAGCAAATTGAAATTAATCAATATGTAAAAACATTAAAAGATAGATATGAAAAATATCATTGTCCACATGAACTAGGGTTATTTTTAGGAATACCTTTTGAAGATGTTAAAGATTTTATGGAATGTACTACTAAGAAATGTCTTCTTTGTGGATATTGGAAAGTATATAATAATTCTGATGAAGCAAAAATGATATTCAATCAATATGATGAGGTAAAACATTATACAATAAAAAATATGCTTGAAGGAAACTCATCGCGGATTTTAGTATCAAGCATAAAAGACTCCTTTTACAATAATTATATCTGCATATAG
- a CDS encoding NUDIX domain-containing protein yields MVFNKLFQIDKVSESVGNVNYREAVRAIIIKDKKILMVHSKNKDYKFPGGGIKKGEGKIEALKREIEEETGYVAKRIGKQIGMVTERSKDKYVHNRIFKMISYYYIAEVTDIIREQKLDAYEAKLEFKPVWVDIKEAIENNTKIINSNDENKANWIERETYVLKEIYKNISSII; encoded by the coding sequence ATGGTATTCAATAAACTGTTTCAAATCGATAAAGTTAGTGAATCAGTTGGCAATGTAAATTATAGAGAAGCTGTAAGAGCAATAATAATAAAAGATAAAAAAATATTAATGGTTCACTCCAAAAATAAAGATTATAAGTTTCCCGGCGGAGGAATAAAAAAAGGTGAGGGAAAGATTGAAGCTTTAAAAAGGGAGATTGAAGAAGAAACAGGCTATGTTGCCAAAAGAATTGGTAAACAAATTGGCATGGTCACTGAAAGAAGCAAAGACAAATATGTTCATAACAGAATATTTAAAATGATTTCATATTATTATATAGCTGAAGTTACGGATATAATTAGAGAACAGAAGCTTGACGCATATGAAGCAAAATTAGAGTTCAAACCTGTATGGGTTGACATAAAAGAAGCAATAGAAAATAACACTAAAATAATAAATTCAAATGATGAAAATAAAGCTAACTGGATTGAAAGAGAGACTTATGTATTAAAAGAAATATACAAAAATATATCAAGTATAATATAG
- a CDS encoding IS256 family transposase produces the protein MTKKIDTNFDYNEEIKKCKTIDDVMGKNGLIQKLVKDVLENILEGEMEEHLGRNKYERTESNNQSNRNYRNGYSSKNLRSSFGDVDLDVPRDRNAEFEPQIIKKYETVCTELDKKIISLYAKGMSTSDIQSEIEDLYGIKISPSMVSKITDKVLASATEWQNRALDKIYPIVYLDAMYFKVRSNGKIINKAVYICLGYTMDGYKDILGIWVDEAEGAKFWLGICNDLKNRGVKEILIACMDGLKGLPQAIKTVFPSVNIQTCIVHQIRNSIKYIASKDKKAFMKDLKEVYKASTEELALAQLDNLKSFWGNKYAIVIDSWYNNWSNLSTFFDFSPSIRKMIYTTNALEGFNRQIRKFTKVRVIFPTDESLNKCVYLATMEIIEKWSQPTPNWGATLAELSIIFEDQLKDELA, from the coding sequence ATGACAAAAAAAATTGATACTAACTTTGACTACAATGAAGAAATAAAAAAATGTAAAACCATCGATGATGTTATGGGTAAGAATGGGCTAATACAAAAACTTGTAAAAGATGTCCTTGAAAATATATTAGAAGGCGAAATGGAAGAGCATCTTGGAAGAAATAAATATGAGCGTACAGAATCAAATAATCAAAGCAATAGAAACTATAGAAACGGGTATAGCAGTAAAAATCTACGAAGCTCCTTCGGTGACGTCGACTTAGACGTACCCCGTGATAGAAATGCAGAATTCGAACCTCAAATTATAAAGAAATATGAAACTGTCTGTACTGAGTTAGATAAAAAAATTATATCTTTATATGCTAAAGGTATGAGTACAAGTGATATCCAATCAGAGATTGAAGATCTATATGGAATAAAAATATCTCCATCGATGGTATCTAAAATAACAGATAAAGTACTCGCTAGCGCTACCGAATGGCAAAATAGAGCTTTGGATAAAATATATCCTATCGTTTATTTAGATGCTATGTACTTTAAAGTTAGAAGTAATGGAAAGATAATTAATAAAGCTGTTTACATTTGTTTAGGATATACAATGGATGGCTATAAAGATATTTTAGGTATATGGGTTGATGAAGCAGAAGGTGCTAAATTCTGGTTAGGAATTTGTAATGACTTAAAAAATAGAGGAGTTAAAGAAATATTAATTGCATGTATGGATGGTTTAAAAGGATTACCACAAGCTATTAAAACAGTATTTCCATCAGTAAATATTCAAACATGTATTGTTCACCAAATTAGAAATTCAATCAAATATATAGCTTCAAAGGATAAAAAGGCATTTATGAAGGATTTAAAAGAAGTTTACAAAGCATCAACTGAAGAACTTGCGTTGGCGCAGCTAGACAATTTAAAATCTTTCTGGGGTAATAAATACGCTATAGTTATTGATTCTTGGTATAATAATTGGAGTAATCTATCAACATTTTTTGATTTCTCTCCAAGCATAAGAAAGATGATATATACTACCAATGCACTTGAAGGGTTTAATCGTCAAATACGTAAATTTACTAAGGTTAGAGTGATCTTTCCTACAGATGAATCGTTAAATAAGTGTGTTTACTTAGCTACGATGGAAATAATAGAAAAATGGAGTCAACCTACTCCAAATTGGGGTGCTACGCTAGCGGAGCTATCAATAATATTTGAAGATCAACTAAAAGATGAATTAGCTTAG
- a CDS encoding recombinase family protein, with protein sequence MIKIAIYSRKSVFTGKGESIENQIELCKNYCNTYVNSGSNLEYIIYEDEGFSGKNTNRPEFQHMIDDIKKNKIDTLICYRLDRISRNVADFSSTLELLQKYNVNFISIKERFDTSTPLGRAMIYIASVFAQLERETIAERVRDNMIQLAKSGRWLGGNIPYGFNIARKTYISDFKEKEFSILSPNKKELETVNFVYSYYIKTHSIRQVTRLLNVNSIIGKNGGSFDLTQIRRMLRNPLYVISDDKSHQYLIKKGLNVFGSPNGNGYITYNKSNQKNISADSNQWIVAVSNHKGIITSDNWLKVQYQLDNNKSKMPRIGTGKNHSLFSGILKCKKCGSNMIVKFSGKNKNNIPYEYYVCSGKQNKYLNKCTTKNIRVDKLDKLLTRKLKIHDKTALMKTLRDSIDNICCDFKNNQISSIEYEIHENKVSMDNLIKQLTKSASSTVSDRLMNEINLLDKNIVRLKKHLETIELEQSHDKKTNIDIKNIINVLNSFSDTIEYIDDTAQKRFLIQTLIKSAVWDSDNNNVEIIFNTH encoded by the coding sequence ATGATAAAAATAGCTATATATTCACGTAAATCTGTTTTTACAGGCAAAGGAGAATCTATTGAAAACCAGATAGAACTATGTAAGAATTACTGCAACACGTATGTTAATAGTGGCAGTAATTTGGAATATATAATATATGAAGATGAGGGTTTCAGTGGAAAAAATACAAACCGACCAGAATTTCAACATATGATTGATGATATAAAGAAAAATAAAATTGATACTCTTATATGCTATAGACTTGACCGTATCTCAAGAAATGTTGCTGACTTCTCATCTACCCTTGAACTTCTTCAAAAATATAATGTAAACTTCATAAGTATAAAAGAAAGATTTGATACAAGTACTCCTCTTGGAAGAGCTATGATTTATATTGCATCTGTTTTTGCACAACTTGAAAGAGAGACAATTGCAGAAAGAGTTCGAGACAACATGATTCAACTTGCAAAATCCGGAAGATGGCTTGGAGGAAATATTCCTTATGGATTTAATATAGCCAGAAAAACTTATATTAGCGATTTTAAAGAAAAGGAATTTTCTATTCTTTCTCCTAATAAAAAAGAGCTTGAAACTGTTAACTTTGTTTATTCTTATTATATTAAGACTCACTCTATACGCCAAGTCACACGACTTCTTAATGTAAATTCAATAATTGGGAAAAATGGTGGAAGTTTTGATCTTACACAAATTAGAAGAATGCTTCGTAATCCTCTTTATGTAATATCAGATGATAAATCTCACCAATATCTTATAAAAAAAGGATTGAATGTATTTGGATCTCCTAATGGAAATGGATATATTACTTATAATAAAAGTAATCAAAAAAATATATCTGCAGATTCTAATCAATGGATTGTAGCAGTTTCCAATCATAAAGGAATAATAACTTCTGATAACTGGCTCAAAGTCCAATACCAGCTTGATAATAACAAATCAAAAATGCCGAGAATAGGAACAGGAAAAAATCATTCACTATTTTCTGGAATATTAAAATGTAAAAAATGCGGTTCAAATATGATTGTAAAATTTTCTGGAAAAAATAAAAATAATATACCTTATGAATATTATGTATGTTCAGGAAAACAAAATAAATATTTGAATAAATGTACTACAAAAAATATTAGGGTTGATAAACTTGATAAACTATTAACTAGAAAACTAAAAATCCATGATAAGACAGCTCTTATGAAAACTTTGAGAGATTCAATAGATAATATCTGCTGTGATTTTAAAAACAACCAAATTTCTAGCATAGAATATGAGATACATGAAAATAAAGTTTCGATGGATAATCTTATTAAACAGCTTACTAAATCTGCTTCATCAACAGTATCTGACAGACTTATGAATGAAATAAACCTTCTTGATAAAAATATTGTCCGTCTGAAAAAACATCTTGAAACTATAGAACTGGAACAGTCACATGATAAAAAAACTAATATTGATATAAAAAATATTATTAATGTACTAAATAGCTTCTCTGATACAATTGAATATATAGATGATACTGCTCAAAAAAGATTTCTAATTCAAACACTTATTAAAAGTGCGGTATGGGACAGTGATAACAATAATGTGGAAATAATATTCAATACACATTAA
- a CDS encoding ABC transporter permease subunit (The N-terminal region of this protein, as described by TIGR01726, is a three transmembrane segment that identifies a subfamily of ABC transporter permease subunits, which specificities that include histidine, arginine, glutamine, glutamate, L-cystine (sic), the opines (in Agrobacterium) octopine and nopaline, etc.), with protein MKKRITTILTLLMLFFSITNVKVYAVDNKNNENRSIKVGTSGTYYPFTFLDENHVKGFEIDIWNEIGKRLGYNVEYETASFSGLFGMLDSSKVDVLANQITITDERKEKYYFSDPYVESGAQIVVEQGNKSSISSVGDLKGKKVGVDLGSNYEQILKDKDSGANIITYQSTDAAFNDLMIGRLDAVVIDKISALININEKKLPLELAGEPFEKVVNSFVFTKNDNNLNLIKEVNIALSDMKDDGTLEDISNKWLNTNVIAKNNDSFLAKLLKSVFNGAKVTILLSIISMIIGLMLGTIISVIRNLKVPVLSQIFSLYVSFFRGTPVLVQLFLLYFGLPEIFPILKGMGGFTAAYIALGFNASAYISEVLRGSFNAIDKGQMEACLAIGMNHIQAIKRIVLPQVLKISIPSIGNIYIDIIKGSSLAFTIGVAEILAKAQMIASANYKFFESYILIAVIYWIIIEILTYLQKVLEKRLSIY; from the coding sequence ATGAAAAAGAGAATAACTACAATATTAACTTTATTAATGTTATTTTTTTCAATAACAAATGTTAAGGTATATGCTGTGGATAATAAAAATAATGAAAACAGAAGTATAAAAGTAGGAACATCAGGAACCTATTATCCATTTACATTTTTAGATGAAAATCATGTCAAGGGTTTTGAAATAGATATTTGGAATGAGATTGGGAAAAGACTTGGATATAATGTGGAATATGAAACAGCTTCTTTTAGTGGTCTTTTCGGAATGCTTGATTCAAGCAAGGTTGATGTTCTAGCAAACCAAATAACAATAACAGATGAAAGAAAAGAAAAATACTACTTTTCAGATCCATATGTAGAAAGTGGAGCGCAGATTGTAGTTGAACAAGGAAACAAAAGCTCTATATCTTCTGTAGGTGATTTAAAAGGAAAAAAAGTAGGTGTTGATTTAGGAAGCAATTATGAGCAGATATTAAAAGATAAAGATAGTGGTGCTAATATTATTACTTATCAGAGTACTGATGCAGCGTTTAATGATCTTATGATTGGAAGACTTGATGCTGTTGTAATAGATAAGATTTCTGCATTAATTAATATTAATGAAAAAAAGCTACCCTTAGAGCTGGCAGGAGAACCTTTTGAAAAGGTAGTAAATTCATTTGTATTTACTAAAAATGATAATAATTTGAACTTAATTAAAGAAGTTAATATTGCTCTATCAGACATGAAAGATGATGGAACTCTAGAAGACATATCAAATAAATGGTTAAACACAAATGTTATTGCAAAAAATAATGATAGTTTTTTAGCTAAACTTTTAAAGTCAGTTTTTAATGGGGCTAAAGTAACAATATTACTATCAATTATATCAATGATAATAGGATTAATGTTAGGAACTATTATTTCAGTTATAAGAAATCTAAAAGTTCCTGTTTTAAGTCAGATTTTTTCTCTGTATGTATCATTCTTTAGAGGTACACCAGTTTTAGTTCAATTATTTTTACTATATTTTGGTCTTCCTGAAATATTTCCGATTTTGAAGGGCATGGGGGGATTTACAGCAGCTTACATAGCATTAGGGTTTAATGCATCTGCATATATTTCAGAAGTATTAAGAGGATCATTTAATGCAATTGATAAAGGGCAGATGGAAGCTTGTTTAGCAATAGGAATGAATCATATACAAGCAATAAAGAGAATAGTTTTGCCACAGGTTTTAAAGATATCTATACCATCAATAGGAAATATTTATATAGATATAATTAAGGGATCATCTTTAGCATTTACAATTGGAGTTGCAGAAATACTTGCAAAAGCTCAGATGATTGCATCGGCTAATTATAAATTTTTTGAAAGTTACATACTAATTGCAGTTATATATTGGATAATAATAGAAATATTAACTTATCTTCAAAAAGTATTAGAGAAAAGGTTATCGATTTATTAG
- a CDS encoding amino acid ABC transporter ATP-binding protein, whose protein sequence is MININGIKKSYGDAEILKGIDLEVKDGEVIVIIGPSGSGKSTFLRCLNYLETPDEGTIKVDDFKIHAKNYTKNNVKELRSKSAMVFQNFNLFNNRTVLENVMEGLITVKKMSKRESEETALSLLKKVNMHMKKDSYPKNLSGGQKQRVSIARAIAMNPEFILFDEPTSALDPEMVLDVLNLIKDLAKENRTMIIVTHEISFAKDVADVIVFMDEGIIIEKGRTDEVLLNPKESRTKEFLSNVHFK, encoded by the coding sequence ATGATTAATATTAATGGAATAAAAAAAAGTTATGGTGATGCCGAAATTTTAAAAGGCATAGATTTAGAGGTTAAAGATGGTGAAGTTATAGTAATAATAGGACCATCTGGTTCGGGAAAATCTACATTCTTAAGATGCTTAAATTATTTAGAAACTCCAGATGAGGGAACTATTAAAGTTGATGATTTTAAAATCCATGCGAAAAATTATACAAAAAATAACGTGAAAGAATTAAGATCAAAATCTGCAATGGTATTTCAAAATTTTAATTTATTTAATAATAGAACAGTACTTGAAAATGTTATGGAAGGGCTCATTACTGTTAAGAAAATGAGTAAACGAGAAAGTGAAGAAACAGCTTTATCGCTTTTAAAAAAAGTTAATATGCATATGAAAAAGGATAGTTATCCTAAAAATCTTTCAGGAGGACAAAAACAAAGGGTTTCAATAGCAAGAGCTATAGCAATGAATCCTGAGTTTATATTGTTTGATGAACCAACATCAGCTCTAGATCCTGAAATGGTACTTGATGTGCTAAATCTAATTAAAGATTTAGCAAAGGAAAATAGAACTATGATTATAGTAACTCATGAGATTTCATTTGCTAAAGATGTAGCTGATGTAATTGTCTTTATGGATGAAGGAATCATTATAGAAAAGGGACGTACAGATGAAGTTTTATTAAATCCAAAGGAAAGTAGAACAAAAGAATTCTTATCTAATGTACATTTTAAATAG
- a CDS encoding NAD(P)/FAD-dependent oxidoreductase: MSERYDIGIIGSGPAGLSAALNAKIRNKSFIIFGSKTLSPKVEKAPKINNYLGFPNSNGMKLGEAFKEHIDAMGIEITEERVNSVYSMGDYFNIMVNDKMYESKTVIVATGVEFSRPLEGEVEFLGKGVGYCATCDAPLYKGKTVVIVASSKEGEHEADFVSELASKVYYVPLYKGEYNLNEKIEIVNDKPLKILGENSVKKVVFKEREIETDGVFLLKDAIPPAQLVPGIEDEEGHIKCDRSMRTNIKGCFAAGDCVGKPYQYIKSAGEGNIAALSAVSYLDSNK; this comes from the coding sequence ATGAGTGAAAGATATGATATAGGGATAATAGGAAGTGGTCCAGCAGGACTTTCAGCTGCCCTTAATGCAAAAATAAGAAATAAATCATTCATAATTTTTGGGAGCAAGACTTTGAGTCCAAAAGTTGAAAAAGCACCAAAGATAAATAATTATCTAGGATTTCCAAATTCAAATGGTATGAAGCTTGGTGAAGCATTTAAAGAACACATTGATGCAATGGGAATAGAAATAACAGAGGAAAGAGTTAACTCAGTTTATTCCATGGGAGATTATTTTAATATTATGGTAAATGATAAGATGTATGAATCAAAAACTGTAATAGTAGCAACAGGTGTTGAATTTTCAAGGCCATTAGAGGGAGAAGTTGAATTTTTAGGTAAAGGAGTTGGATACTGTGCAACATGTGATGCACCTTTATACAAAGGAAAAACAGTAGTTATAGTAGCATCAAGCAAAGAAGGTGAACATGAAGCAGATTTTGTAAGTGAACTTGCATCAAAGGTGTATTATGTACCATTATACAAAGGTGAGTATAATTTAAACGAAAAAATTGAAATTGTTAATGATAAACCTTTAAAGATTTTAGGAGAAAATAGCGTAAAAAAAGTGGTATTTAAAGAACGTGAAATTGAAACTGATGGAGTATTTTTATTAAAAGATGCAATTCCACCAGCACAGTTAGTTCCAGGTATAGAAGATGAAGAGGGACATATTAAGTGTGATAGATCAATGAGAACAAATATAAAAGGATGTTTTGCAGCAGGAGATTGTGTTGGTAAGCCATATCAATATATTAAGTCTGCTGGAGAAGGGAATATTGCAGCATTAAGCGCAGTTTCTTATTTAGATAGCAATAAATAA
- the trxA gene encoding thioredoxin: MKTSKKQKYSEVVKMVKHINEKEFENEVLKGNGVVVVDFFATWCGPCKMLAPVLEEVQDEMKSVKIVKIDIDQNPDAAAEYGVKNIPTIKIFKDGKELTTNVGFMPKESLKDMIKKTL; encoded by the coding sequence ATAAAAACAAGCAAAAAACAAAAGTATTCGGAGGTAGTAAAAATGGTAAAACATATAAATGAAAAGGAATTTGAAAATGAAGTATTAAAAGGAAATGGAGTAGTAGTGGTTGACTTTTTTGCAACTTGGTGTGGACCATGTAAAATGTTAGCTCCAGTATTAGAAGAAGTACAAGATGAAATGAAGAGCGTAAAAATTGTTAAAATTGATATAGATCAAAATCCAGATGCAGCAGCAGAGTATGGTGTTAAGAATATACCAACAATAAAGATATTTAAAGATGGAAAAGAATTGACTACAAATGTAGGATTTATGCCAAAAGAATCATTAAAAGATATGATAAAAAAGACACTTTAA